In Lathyrus oleraceus cultivar Zhongwan6 chromosome 2, CAAS_Psat_ZW6_1.0, whole genome shotgun sequence, the DNA window GTTGCATCCAAACAATTCAAACAAGTATTCACATACCGACATTAATTCATGGTATGCCCCAGCTTCCAAACAGAGCCATCGTTTGAAACTCCTTGCCAACTTGACTCAATAGAACAATCTGATTTTTCAGTAGTAACAACAAATATCAGACCAGAATCTGGCATATATATTCTTACAAGTCACAATTAAAGAACAAACAGCACCACACCTTGCAGCCAAGAAAAGTAAGTTAAATAACTCTTCCCAACAAACTTGAATTGTCACCATAACATTGTAACAGTTATCAGAGGAAACAAAACTACAAAACTAATACCTGCTATGTATTATTCATCGATACAACGCTTTTAGATGATCTGTTCTTTTAACAATTAAAGTGACCATATACAAGTGATGAAATGATACATTAAGTTTTTCGAACTTATTCAATATTCTTATCTAGTTTATATTTTTTTCTCATTCACTCGCACAATTCTTCACTATTAGTCATCAATATCATCTTCATTCATGACTTCCCCATGGTGATCAAAATAAACTCCAACTTTATTAAACAAAGAAAGCAAATGCAACAACTCTTCAATCGATAATTTCAAAGGTCTTTTATCATCAAACCCTGCCTCTCTAAGAACTCCAACAATCTTTTCCTTAAACAAACAAACATCATCTTGTTCTCTAACCAAACCAGACACATTATTAAACTCAAACAGCTCCAAAACTTTCCTCTTACTCTTAAACGTAGCACCAAGCGTTTTATTCTTGTTATTAAAACATGTCCTAGTGAAAGCCCTCCATTGACGGAGATTAACGTCGGGAACGTTAACTTTAGGTCGAATTATAACGACGGAGGAATCAACTTTAGGTGGCGGAAGAAAATCTCTCTTGCTAACGTCCATAACAAACTCCACATCAGCTAAAAGCTTAACGTTAACGGCTAACCGGTTAAACTCAGAGTCACCGGGATTAGCCAGTAATCTTCGAGCAAACTCTTTCTGAAGTAGAAGAGTCGCGCTCCGAAACGGGGTCGTTTCGTATATAAGTTTAATTATAAGTGGTGAAGATATACCGTAAGGGATGTTCGCTACCACGAGATCGAACGGTGGAAACTCTGTTCTCAATGCATCTTTAGTTATCACCTGCAAAAAAAAATTACGAGTCACGTGGTTGAGTCACGTGTTTTGTGTATTTTGGATTGGGCATTTCATCGAACATGTGAAATGCAATGAAAATGAAAGGGAATGGAATGGAAGGGAACGTACCCTTAGCTTGCTGCGGAGGCCGCGTTTGATGGCGCGATTTTCGAGAATGTGAACCATGCGGTGGTCGAGTTCGATGGCTATGACTTCGTGGGAAGCTTCTAGAAGTTTGAGGGTGAGGTTTCCGGTGCCGGGACCGATCTCGAGGACCGTGTCGGTGGGGTTTATTGCGGATTTTGTGACGATTGTGTCCAGGATTCGGGGATTTGTGAGGATGTGTTGGCCTTTGCTCTTGTGAAAATGTATATTTTCTTCAATGTCTTCATGGAGTTGACGGAGGGGTTGTAGAAAACGAGGGATGAATGCAGGAACGCGTTTTGTGGCGCGAAGCATGGTTCAAGTTGTATTCATTTTACTCTTCAAAGTGAATTTGTTGAGGGAAGTCTCTGCTTGGTGAAACTTCAAATTTCATGGCATTAGTAGTTattcaaaaaaatatattttcatatttattaAGAAACATTTTTATAAAAAAGTTTTGTATTGATATCTTGTCTCAATTTTATGTGTATGTAACGTGCACCAATAAAAGAGCTGTGTTAATTATAGTAGTCATACTCGTAATGCTTAAGTTTGGaaaatttaaatttcattttgTAACCATGCTTTGTAATGAAATTGTGACGCCCAAATCATTTTGTCGTAGTCTGCTATAGAAAAATGATGACATGAATGAAGAACAGAATTAGACTGTTTTTTCGGGAACAATATAATTGGAGTCATCCCCAAttcaaaacaaaaataatcattgattttctattttaAATTACTATGAAAAGGGGAGGGGTCAA includes these proteins:
- the LOC127120196 gene encoding ribosomal RNA small subunit methyltransferase, mitochondrial, with product MLRATKRVPAFIPRFLQPLRQLHEDIEENIHFHKSKGQHILTNPRILDTIVTKSAINPTDTVLEIGPGTGNLTLKLLEASHEVIAIELDHRMVHILENRAIKRGLRSKLRVITKDALRTEFPPFDLVVANIPYGISSPLIIKLIYETTPFRSATLLLQKEFARRLLANPGDSEFNRLAVNVKLLADVEFVMDVSKRDFLPPPKVDSSVVIIRPKVNVPDVNLRQWRAFTRTCFNNKNKTLGATFKSKRKVLELFEFNNVSGLVREQDDVCLFKEKIVGVLREAGFDDKRPLKLSIEELLHLLSLFNKVGVYFDHHGEVMNEDDIDD